A single window of Paenibacillus sp. FSL H8-0537 DNA harbors:
- a CDS encoding methyl-accepting chemotaxis protein produces MLKLSLRWRLALLAAIPLIAYVVSSFYYLNGQQQIVHTMTKEIYNTSYQVNSLILNADRDMYQAYQAYLKVESGTLNAAEAEEARKELSENIAQVFERVGKANAIIVEQSLQKLAYGESGRTIEEILGQFQPKFELWSSAAVQAAAVDQHQFRNAEIDDAFKSSRSGLDEIGESIDKYSELTIATTNKQVDQNELVAILATTIFSLLLVVVVIITVRQIMRTVRIIVAKSNQVAAGDLTVQRDESPGGDELGRISAAVDHMIDTMRKLIAGISESSVEVSAASSQLTAASQESTEAAEHTAIRTQEVAQSSMVQARIAQETSRAIEEMAVGIQRIAENTTSIAMHSSETSEQTEQSQQALAALIAQMEDVRSVITKLSESIQSLEHRSQQIGKIAQNITAFAGQTNILSLNASIEAARAGEQGKGFAVVAEEIRKLAAASLESAEGINTLVAGTRSEIGSASSYMATTVQEVENGGDQLKVVQERLDAISIAIEQIANQLHDNSAIAEQLSAGSQQISASTESAAAGAASNLEKTDDVAAATEEQLAQMEHIAASAQALNRIVSDLETAISSFKVN; encoded by the coding sequence ATGTTAAAACTATCTTTACGCTGGCGTCTTGCTCTGCTTGCTGCAATTCCGCTTATTGCGTATGTGGTATCGAGCTTTTATTACCTGAACGGCCAGCAGCAAATTGTGCATACGATGACAAAGGAGATTTACAACACATCCTATCAGGTCAATTCACTTATTTTGAATGCAGACCGCGACATGTATCAAGCTTATCAAGCGTATTTAAAAGTGGAGTCTGGTACGTTAAACGCGGCTGAAGCGGAGGAAGCGCGCAAAGAGTTGTCCGAGAATATCGCGCAGGTATTCGAACGTGTCGGAAAAGCAAACGCTATTATTGTAGAGCAATCTTTACAAAAATTGGCATATGGTGAATCTGGCCGCACGATTGAGGAGATTCTAGGCCAATTCCAGCCAAAATTTGAATTGTGGTCCTCTGCTGCCGTACAGGCTGCTGCCGTGGATCAGCACCAGTTCCGCAATGCCGAAATTGACGACGCTTTTAAATCCAGCCGCTCCGGCCTTGACGAGATTGGAGAAAGCATAGACAAGTATTCGGAGCTGACGATTGCGACCACTAACAAGCAAGTGGATCAAAATGAACTTGTAGCAATCCTAGCAACTACTATTTTCAGCCTTCTTTTAGTCGTCGTTGTTATCATCACCGTTCGTCAAATTATGCGGACAGTTCGCATAATCGTCGCCAAATCCAATCAAGTGGCAGCGGGAGATTTGACGGTGCAGCGCGATGAAAGTCCTGGAGGGGACGAGCTTGGCCGCATTTCAGCAGCCGTCGATCATATGATAGACACGATGCGCAAGCTGATTGCCGGCATTTCGGAGTCTTCGGTCGAGGTAAGCGCAGCTTCCTCCCAGCTGACAGCTGCGTCGCAGGAATCGACCGAGGCCGCTGAGCATACCGCGATCCGGACTCAGGAGGTCGCTCAAAGCTCAATGGTTCAAGCTAGAATAGCGCAGGAAACATCCCGTGCCATTGAAGAAATGGCGGTTGGCATTCAGCGTATTGCCGAAAATACAACCTCCATTGCCATGCATTCCTCTGAAACGTCAGAGCAAACCGAGCAAAGCCAGCAGGCGCTCGCTGCGCTCATCGCCCAGATGGAGGATGTTCGTTCCGTAATTACGAAGCTGTCGGAAAGCATTCAGTCTCTTGAGCATCGCTCGCAGCAAATCGGCAAAATCGCTCAAAATATTACCGCATTCGCCGGTCAAACGAATATTTTGTCACTGAACGCCTCAATTGAGGCAGCACGGGCAGGAGAACAAGGCAAAGGCTTCGCCGTAGTTGCGGAGGAAATCCGCAAGCTGGCGGCGGCCTCGCTGGAGTCAGCGGAAGGCATCAATACGCTCGTAGCTGGCACACGCAGTGAAATCGGCAGTGCATCCAGCTATATGGCGACAACCGTTCAAGAGGTCGAAAATGGCGGCGATCAGCTGAAAGTTGTGCAGGAGCGGCTTGATGCTATCTCTATCGCTATTGAGCAAATTGCGAATCAGCTCCATGATAATTCGGCCATTGCTGAGCAATTGTCCGCAGGCTCGCAGCAAATTAGTGCTTCGACAGAATCAGCTGCAGCTGGCGCTGCCTCCAATTTAGAGAAAACAGATGACGTGGCGGCGGCAACGGAGGAACAGCTTGCGCAGATGGAGCATATCGCAGCATCAGCACAAGCACTGAATCGCATTGTTAGCGATTTGGAAACAGCTATTTCCAGCTTTAAAGTGAACTGA
- a CDS encoding S-layer homology domain-containing protein: MNKRKWLSAACSCLLVLSMLVSAFPAYAAEGLQNGDNSSNVSAAVRDDFTEQELKDNDYILYFVNAGDATPSTVEGTDKFGLYSSVTEQVYGADAATGKKWGLVTTTSAARTGDASTKLGTLRYYNGSQVRDKAIEYKFELPEDSYDITFGFKNPWSGRSVNMVVNGTNLFGETAIGEYDAVKEVTYRNLRLTGNEMQVRVQGPATAALSNYNDPMLSYIIVRLNVTVPLSDLGNKLDEARSEATDVKYTRYSVQVLNDAIADAASTFDALSANGTDIQDPAVQEQIRSAIALLNVALAQLSLDVPNTSFKPGTVWNDTTGALIQAHGGGIIYDEHTQKYYWYGEDKTNGYLPARGVRVYSSTDLYNWEDHGLALTAIGSMNDFTNDPLISQLYAGRTDQASILNDIGTDRIIERPKVIYNDATGKYVMWMHTDGPSETSTANYAKAEAGYALSDSPTGPFVYGESHRMDRAPADATYNGQPNQPGMARDMTLFKDDDGTAYLVYSSEENMTMYISKLNEEYTDIVGWHKDGNIERDTVYKAEYGVDYVRVFPGGQREAPALFKYQGKYYMITSGATGWDPNLGKYTVADDIFGEWKPMRDVAPGSGTTFGSQSTHVLPIDPAAGKFLYMGDRWDKNDLKNSRYIWLPIEFGQNDEIALRWRDEWTLDELNAMGRITINTPLPSQTSIGKVPVLPDTVQITLSGGSQTTAAIAWNATPELFAKPGIVTLKGTLSGASSKTIEQKIYVVPDRSAYFVHAGGAATADYNDMISYMEDTLINKEAIDQKYDPDNGQNWGYVGDNTLTSGTASGDLFASLRYLKSGTGDDLPYRFDIANGEYDVYVGLFDPWSQYNPGTRKAHIVINDEIKTSSYTFSASRDVLGYEDVNVSDGKLALTVRRAVSGAPDPQISWIMIVAKEQTAVQAANRLGEIAAPAQGAVQLALPEAPEGFTVAIKSSNSAVIGTDGTITPPEQATTVQLELEVTRLSDQTSAVIVRSVIVPAKASSGGGTDPGTDPGTNPGTNPGTNPETNPGSGSGSNPGSGSGSSSGNGSNPGTTPGTGTDPGTNPGTDPGTGTNPPAFPDVSSHWAGAAIGKLTAQGIMQGYPDGTFQPDKKMNRAEFMTIIFRLLKLDTAAGSSKFSDVSEGSWYAGSVNALVNEGIVSGFADGSFKPNQEITREEAFVILYRAIKGQLAAGTASGEGSFKDGDSISAWAAEAVQALAEHGLISGYKDGSIKPEQSINRAEIATIVAKLLQEK; encoded by the coding sequence TTGAATAAGCGAAAATGGCTTTCGGCCGCATGCTCCTGTCTATTGGTGCTGTCCATGCTTGTATCTGCTTTTCCTGCCTATGCGGCAGAGGGGCTGCAAAACGGGGACAATTCTTCTAATGTGAGCGCAGCGGTACGTGATGATTTTACCGAGCAGGAATTGAAGGATAATGACTATATTCTTTATTTTGTGAATGCAGGGGATGCAACGCCATCTACAGTAGAAGGCACTGATAAGTTTGGACTGTATTCCTCCGTAACCGAGCAGGTCTATGGGGCGGATGCTGCAACCGGAAAAAAATGGGGGTTAGTAACGACTACATCAGCTGCAAGAACAGGCGATGCTTCAACGAAGCTGGGTACGCTGCGTTATTATAACGGCTCGCAAGTAAGGGATAAGGCGATTGAATACAAATTTGAGCTGCCGGAAGACAGCTATGATATTACGTTTGGGTTCAAAAATCCATGGAGCGGCCGCAGCGTCAATATGGTTGTGAACGGGACGAATCTCTTCGGTGAAACTGCTATTGGAGAATATGATGCCGTAAAGGAGGTAACTTACCGCAATTTAAGGCTGACAGGAAATGAAATGCAGGTTCGCGTTCAAGGGCCAGCAACTGCAGCATTAAGCAATTATAATGATCCAATGCTTAGCTATATTATTGTTCGTTTGAATGTCACGGTTCCTTTGTCCGACTTGGGAAATAAGCTGGATGAGGCAAGAAGCGAGGCAACTGATGTGAAGTACACACGCTACAGCGTACAGGTGCTAAATGATGCAATTGCCGATGCTGCTAGTACATTCGATGCACTGTCTGCAAATGGAACAGACATTCAAGACCCTGCGGTGCAGGAGCAGATTCGCTCGGCTATCGCTTTATTGAATGTCGCGCTTGCCCAGCTTTCGCTGGATGTGCCGAATACGTCGTTTAAGCCGGGCACGGTTTGGAATGATACGACCGGTGCGCTTATTCAGGCACATGGCGGCGGCATCATCTACGATGAGCATACGCAAAAATATTATTGGTATGGCGAGGATAAAACCAATGGCTATTTGCCAGCCCGCGGCGTTCGGGTATACTCCTCAACCGACTTATACAATTGGGAGGATCATGGTCTGGCATTGACTGCGATTGGGTCGATGAATGATTTTACGAATGATCCGCTTATCTCTCAGCTGTATGCAGGCAGAACGGATCAAGCCAGCATTTTGAACGATATTGGGACGGATCGCATTATCGAGCGTCCAAAGGTTATTTACAATGATGCAACCGGAAAATACGTGATGTGGATGCATACGGATGGCCCGTCGGAAACGTCGACAGCCAACTATGCAAAGGCGGAGGCTGGCTACGCGCTGAGCGATTCGCCAACAGGACCATTCGTCTACGGCGAAAGCCACCGGATGGACCGTGCTCCTGCGGATGCCACCTACAATGGGCAGCCTAACCAGCCGGGAATGGCGCGGGACATGACGCTGTTCAAGGATGATGATGGTACAGCTTACCTCGTCTATTCCAGCGAGGAAAATATGACGATGTACATTTCCAAGCTAAACGAGGAATATACCGATATTGTCGGCTGGCATAAAGACGGCAATATCGAGCGCGATACCGTATATAAAGCCGAATATGGTGTCGATTACGTTCGGGTATTTCCGGGAGGACAGCGGGAAGCTCCTGCCTTGTTCAAATATCAGGGCAAATATTATATGATCACATCAGGCGCCACCGGATGGGACCCGAACCTTGGGAAATACACGGTTGCCGATGATATTTTCGGTGAGTGGAAGCCGATGCGCGATGTAGCGCCAGGCAGCGGTACGACGTTCGGCTCGCAAAGCACGCATGTTCTTCCGATTGATCCAGCAGCGGGCAAATTCCTCTATATGGGCGATCGCTGGGACAAAAATGATTTGAAAAATTCGCGTTACATTTGGCTGCCGATCGAATTTGGCCAAAATGATGAAATCGCGCTGCGCTGGCGCGATGAATGGACGCTGGATGAGCTGAACGCTATGGGACGTATTACGATTAATACGCCTTTGCCTTCGCAAACCTCGATTGGCAAAGTGCCTGTGCTGCCAGATACGGTGCAAATTACATTGTCTGGCGGTTCGCAAACGACGGCTGCAATTGCTTGGAATGCAACGCCGGAGCTGTTTGCTAAGCCTGGAATTGTTACGCTGAAGGGTACGCTTAGCGGGGCGAGCAGCAAAACGATTGAACAGAAAATTTATGTGGTGCCGGATCGCAGCGCTTATTTCGTTCATGCCGGAGGTGCGGCGACAGCCGATTATAACGACATGATTTCCTACATGGAAGATACGCTTATTAATAAAGAAGCGATCGATCAGAAATATGATCCGGACAATGGTCAAAATTGGGGTTATGTTGGTGACAATACCTTGACCTCGGGTACGGCTAGTGGCGATTTGTTCGCCTCACTGCGTTATTTAAAGTCTGGTACTGGCGATGATTTGCCGTACCGTTTTGATATCGCAAATGGCGAATACGATGTATATGTAGGCCTGTTCGACCCATGGTCGCAATATAACCCTGGTACTCGTAAAGCTCATATCGTTATCAATGATGAAATTAAAACGAGCAGCTATACATTCAGCGCTTCGCGAGATGTACTGGGATATGAAGACGTTAATGTATCTGATGGGAAGCTTGCGCTGACGGTTCGCCGGGCGGTTAGTGGCGCTCCCGATCCGCAAATCAGCTGGATTATGATTGTTGCTAAGGAGCAGACAGCCGTTCAGGCGGCAAATCGTCTAGGCGAAATAGCAGCACCAGCACAAGGGGCGGTACAACTGGCGCTTCCGGAAGCCCCAGAAGGCTTCACAGTGGCGATCAAATCCTCCAACAGTGCGGTAATTGGTACCGATGGTACGATTACGCCGCCAGAGCAAGCAACAACCGTTCAATTGGAGCTGGAAGTGACGCGGCTATCGGATCAGACCAGCGCTGTTATCGTTCGTTCGGTTATCGTTCCTGCCAAAGCAAGCAGCGGTGGCGGTACAGACCCAGGGACAGACCCAGGCACGAATCCTGGAACTAACCCGGGAACAAACCCAGAGACGAATCCTGGCTCGGGGTCCGGCAGCAATCCAGGGTCAGGCTCGGGAAGCAGCTCAGGCAATGGGTCGAATCCAGGGACTACGCCGGGAACTGGTACGGATCCGGGAACGAATCCAGGAACAGATCCAGGAACAGGAACGAATCCGCCGGCATTCCCGGATGTAAGCAGTCATTGGGCAGGAGCGGCAATTGGCAAGCTGACGGCTCAGGGTATTATGCAAGGATATCCCGACGGCACGTTCCAGCCGGATAAAAAGATGAATCGCGCCGAGTTTATGACGATTATTTTCCGCTTGTTGAAGCTGGACACGGCTGCCGGTTCATCGAAATTTAGCGATGTGTCGGAAGGATCTTGGTATGCAGGCTCGGTAAATGCGTTGGTCAATGAAGGAATTGTTAGCGGATTTGCTGATGGCAGCTTTAAGCCGAATCAGGAAATTACCCGCGAGGAAGCTTTTGTGATTTTGTACCGTGCGATTAAGGGGCAGCTTGCTGCTGGCACGGCGAGTGGCGAAGGCAGCTTTAAGGATGGCGACAGCATCTCTGCTTGGGCAGCGGAAGCGGTTCAAGCTCTGGCAGAGCATGGTCTGATCAGCGGTTATAAGGATGGTTCTATCAAACCGGAGCAATCGATCAATCGTGCTGAAATAGCTACGATTGTCGCCAAGCTTTTGCAAGAGAAGTAG
- a CDS encoding AraC family transcriptional regulator produces MKLDEHIKLWNQAAIKIWDIRHVVMQPGELLEDYLLPSSGFIYSVRGAGYLKLDGDEHEAQRFHVLHGGKGMRLDVWAEEEFEYYLLLYRAVYVLPGNKELARLMDRHQPFALQYGFQPQEPLPLLRPLDHIREAWQNADDLDRIQIKGLFYQFIHELLRQMKTQGIKVSKPDLVTQAIRYIEDHFQEAITLESLGEKLNYSTRHLSMRFKEHTGASPIHYLIKIRVKRAAELLIGTDAALNEIALEVGYADVYYFSRIFKKHTGLSPVRFQERERKKRLSEDRPFILSEISIGTGKLRRYIGNYDNHYQYKRGGSVRMKRNTTSGLAISLLLTLTLLLGACSSGTANTSTNTGASASPTTATESASPAQNDSGQASPTEAATRIISTEKGDVEVPAEPKRVVALYMLGDVVAMGVKPVGISDVYEGAAFEQELTGIATLGEWFEPNQEAVLALDPDLIIAPSEDTYNKLRDIAPTVYIPFDKMTTDERMKMLGKVFGKEQEVNTLMENFNKKVEESKEKLKAAGVYDKTVSIIEGGKKQMSVIASKQYGRGSQIIYEYLGMKAPKVIQDKIDVATVGDGENVSLEVLPEYMGDYIFRSSWTGMDDLSDNSIWNSIPAVKEGRLVEIEFGLAYYSDIYSLDKQLDFIVEKLLEGAPKA; encoded by the coding sequence TTGAAGCTGGATGAACATATAAAACTATGGAACCAGGCGGCTATTAAAATATGGGATATTCGCCATGTCGTCATGCAGCCAGGCGAGCTGCTGGAGGATTATTTGCTGCCATCAAGCGGCTTCATTTACAGTGTGCGTGGTGCTGGGTATTTGAAGCTGGACGGCGACGAGCATGAGGCTCAGCGGTTTCATGTCCTGCATGGCGGCAAGGGCATGCGGCTGGACGTGTGGGCGGAGGAAGAGTTCGAATATTATTTGCTTTTGTACCGGGCGGTGTATGTTTTGCCGGGCAATAAAGAGCTGGCTCGGCTCATGGATCGACATCAGCCGTTTGCGCTGCAATATGGTTTTCAGCCGCAGGAGCCGCTGCCATTGCTTCGTCCGCTGGACCATATTCGCGAAGCATGGCAAAACGCAGATGATTTGGATCGCATCCAAATCAAGGGATTGTTTTATCAATTTATCCATGAGCTGCTTCGGCAAATGAAGACACAGGGCATTAAAGTAAGCAAGCCGGACCTCGTTACGCAGGCCATCCGTTATATAGAGGATCATTTTCAGGAGGCTATTACGCTGGAGTCGCTGGGGGAAAAGCTGAATTACAGTACCCGGCACCTGTCGATGCGCTTTAAAGAGCATACGGGAGCAAGTCCGATCCATTATTTGATTAAAATTCGGGTGAAGCGTGCGGCCGAGCTGCTCATTGGCACGGATGCGGCACTGAATGAAATCGCGCTTGAGGTTGGCTATGCGGATGTCTATTATTTCAGCCGAATTTTCAAAAAACATACCGGCTTATCCCCCGTTCGTTTTCAAGAGCGGGAACGTAAGAAGCGGCTTTCAGAAGATCGTCCATTCATCTTATCTGAAATATCCATTGGAACGGGCAAGCTGCGGCGTTATATTGGTAATTATGATAATCATTATCAATATAAACGTGGAGGGTCTGTACGAATGAAAAGAAATACAACATCTGGTCTCGCTATTAGCTTGTTGCTTACGTTAACGCTATTGCTAGGTGCCTGCTCATCAGGTACTGCGAATACGAGTACGAACACCGGAGCTTCTGCTTCCCCAACCACTGCGACGGAATCAGCGTCGCCCGCGCAAAATGACAGCGGCCAAGCATCGCCAACGGAAGCAGCAACTCGCATCATCAGCACAGAGAAAGGCGATGTGGAAGTGCCTGCCGAGCCGAAGCGCGTCGTTGCGCTATATATGCTTGGCGATGTGGTGGCGATGGGCGTGAAGCCGGTCGGTATTTCCGATGTGTATGAGGGAGCTGCGTTTGAGCAGGAGCTTACGGGTATTGCAACGCTCGGCGAATGGTTTGAGCCGAATCAGGAGGCGGTACTAGCTCTTGATCCAGACTTGATTATTGCCCCTTCTGAGGATACGTATAACAAGCTACGTGATATTGCTCCGACGGTGTACATTCCGTTTGACAAAATGACGACGGATGAGCGAATGAAAATGCTGGGCAAGGTGTTCGGCAAGGAGCAGGAAGTAAATACGCTGATGGAAAACTTTAACAAGAAAGTGGAAGAGAGCAAGGAAAAGCTGAAAGCAGCAGGCGTTTATGACAAAACGGTTTCTATTATTGAAGGCGGCAAAAAGCAAATGTCGGTCATCGCCAGCAAGCAGTATGGCCGCGGGTCGCAAATTATTTATGAATACTTGGGAATGAAGGCTCCGAAGGTGATTCAGGATAAAATCGATGTCGCAACAGTTGGCGATGGCGAAAACGTATCGCTGGAGGTTCTGCCGGAATATATGGGCGATTATATTTTCCGCTCCTCATGGACGGGTATGGATGATTTATCCGACAACTCGATTTGGAACAGCATCCCGGCTGTAAAAGAAGGCCGCTTGGTCGAAATCGAATTTGGACTTGCGTATTACAGCGATATTTATTCGCTGGACAAGCAGCTTGATTTTATCGTGGAGAAGCTGCTGGAGGGTGCACCAAAGGCATAG
- a CDS encoding Gfo/Idh/MocA family oxidoreductase produces the protein MGKLKAGIIGCGGIAFQKHMPSLKNNSDLVDMVAFCDIIPEQAEKAAQQFGTEDAKTYTDYKQMLEDSSIDIIHVLTPNLQHSFITVDALEAGKHVMCEKPMAINSAEARKMLDAAERTGKKLTIGYQNRWNDDSQTLHQACQEGALGEVYMAKAHAIRRRALPTWGVFADKEQQGGGCLIDIGTHALDLALWFMDNYKPKSVSGSVFYKLRDKPEGNMFGPWKPEELEVEDSAFGLIKMENGATIFLESSWALNTTDVKEAKASLYGTNGGAEMKQGADYAGELIFNNVQFGKLMETKAAAGPGIAYFGPGSNDPGTKEARQWLEAVIHDTEPLVKPEQAFVVTQILEAIYESAATGKEIYL, from the coding sequence ATGGGGAAATTGAAAGCAGGCATTATAGGCTGTGGAGGCATCGCCTTTCAGAAGCATATGCCGTCACTTAAAAATAATAGCGATTTGGTTGATATGGTTGCGTTCTGCGATATCATCCCGGAGCAGGCGGAGAAAGCGGCGCAGCAGTTCGGTACAGAGGATGCCAAGACGTATACCGACTATAAGCAGATGTTAGAAGATAGCTCAATTGATATTATCCATGTGCTGACGCCAAACCTGCAGCATTCATTTATTACCGTAGATGCGCTGGAGGCGGGCAAGCATGTGATGTGTGAGAAGCCGATGGCGATTAACTCGGCAGAGGCGCGTAAAATGCTGGATGCCGCAGAGCGGACAGGCAAAAAGCTGACAATCGGCTACCAAAACCGTTGGAATGATGATTCCCAAACGCTGCATCAAGCTTGCCAGGAAGGCGCGCTCGGCGAGGTGTATATGGCGAAAGCCCATGCGATCCGCAGGCGGGCGCTTCCAACATGGGGCGTATTTGCCGATAAGGAGCAGCAAGGTGGCGGCTGCCTGATTGATATTGGCACGCATGCACTTGATTTGGCATTATGGTTTATGGACAATTACAAACCGAAGTCCGTTAGCGGCTCGGTGTTCTACAAGCTGCGGGATAAGCCGGAGGGCAATATGTTCGGTCCGTGGAAGCCGGAGGAGCTGGAAGTCGAGGATTCCGCCTTCGGCCTCATTAAGATGGAAAATGGCGCAACGATTTTTCTTGAAAGCTCCTGGGCATTGAATACGACGGATGTGAAGGAAGCGAAGGCATCACTTTATGGCACAAACGGCGGCGCAGAGATGAAGCAGGGCGCAGATTATGCTGGAGAACTGATCTTCAACAATGTCCAATTCGGCAAGCTGATGGAAACGAAGGCGGCTGCCGGTCCCGGCATCGCGTATTTTGGCCCCGGCTCGAATGATCCGGGCACGAAGGAAGCCCGGCAATGGCTCGAGGCGGTTATCCATGATACGGAGCCGCTCGTTAAGCCGGAACAGGCTTTCGTGGTGACGCAAATTTTGGAAGCCATCTATGAATCGGCAGCGACCGGCAAGGAGATTTATTTGTAA
- a CDS encoding sugar phosphate isomerase/epimerase gives MSIQAGINIYSVHEQLAQDYYGTLRQLAEAGYTHLEMLGFNMVKMSRFSDEFPAKEVAAELAASGLKAIAAHEGPMPGEDLLAHRWDELMDYYEQLGCTSLVLPSVWMDDRDSTLRLAEQLEQLGGKLAQRGFQLYLHNHAHEFKSDGDTTLFDILAAHTDPKHLKFELDLVWVMRAGVDPIAVMERVGDRCDMIHQKDYSKQLSGPLNLFESMRANGDEGLGLMDVYRKYIVPSDFVDLGTGAFDFAHVYGKIKELGHVKYALVENEGKSADKLASVRNDLAYLRTYI, from the coding sequence ATGAGCATTCAAGCAGGCATTAACATTTATTCCGTCCATGAGCAGCTAGCTCAAGATTATTACGGCACTTTGCGCCAGCTCGCGGAAGCAGGCTATACCCATCTGGAAATGCTAGGCTTCAATATGGTGAAAATGTCGCGGTTCAGCGATGAGTTTCCAGCCAAGGAGGTTGCCGCCGAGCTGGCGGCTTCCGGCCTTAAGGCTATCGCAGCCCATGAAGGGCCGATGCCGGGCGAGGATTTGCTGGCCCATCGCTGGGATGAGCTGATGGATTATTACGAACAGCTAGGCTGTACGTCACTGGTGCTCCCATCCGTCTGGATGGATGACCGTGACAGCACGCTGCGTCTCGCCGAGCAGTTGGAGCAGCTTGGCGGCAAGCTTGCGCAGCGCGGCTTCCAGCTTTATCTCCATAATCATGCTCATGAATTCAAGTCGGATGGCGATACAACATTGTTTGATATCCTCGCCGCCCATACCGATCCCAAGCATTTGAAATTTGAGCTGGATCTCGTGTGGGTGATGCGGGCTGGGGTTGATCCGATTGCGGTAATGGAGCGTGTAGGCGACCGCTGCGATATGATTCATCAGAAGGATTACAGCAAGCAGCTGTCTGGCCCGCTTAATTTATTCGAGTCGATGCGTGCGAACGGCGACGAAGGGCTTGGGCTGATGGATGTATACCGCAAATATATCGTGCCTTCGGACTTTGTTGATCTCGGTACAGGCGCCTTCGATTTTGCCCATGTGTATGGAAAGATCAAGGAACTCGGACATGTGAAATATGCGTTGGTTGAAAATGAAGGAAAATCAGCGGACAAGCTTGCCAGCGTCCGCAACGATCTGGCATATTTGCGCACATACATTTAA
- a CDS encoding ABC transporter substrate-binding protein: MRKRTIGIAAMLLSVMLVLAACGGNSGSSTSNAGATNAAGGETGGASELKPYEMTVAFLSIGNTKDLAEVQAEVNKITQAKINATVKFLPIDIGAWQQQMNLMLAGNEPLDILVTGTGLNFGTQAAKGQLVEMDELLAKYGQDIQKVVGEDVIKAGSSNGKIYALPSVRDWAADYGLVMRQDIVDKHKIDVSAIKTLDDLTAVFQTIKANEPGMAAVLPEGPSFSVIQSMVGSVIDPLGDENGVLVGFDGELKVVNWYETPEYASLVKKAREWYNAGFIPKDVSTNQTTSEQLIKANKAFAFMAHMKPGYESKESLLAGTPLVAARISPAISTTSSIANIMFGIARNSEDPERAMMFLNLLYSDADLVNLIDYGIKGKHYEVKEGNIVGFPAGVDSSSSTYNPTHGWMWGNQLLSHIWEGDSADLWTKLDEFNKSAVKSKALGFSFTADPVKTEVAAVQNVKEQFKIGLENGTLEPDKYLPEYIAKLKSAGMEKIVAEKQKQLDEWAAANK; encoded by the coding sequence ATGAGAAAACGGACAATTGGAATAGCAGCGATGCTGCTGAGCGTTATGCTGGTGCTTGCAGCATGTGGTGGCAACAGCGGCAGTTCAACATCGAATGCCGGAGCAACGAATGCTGCAGGTGGAGAAACAGGCGGAGCGTCTGAACTCAAGCCTTATGAAATGACGGTGGCTTTCTTAAGCATCGGCAATACGAAGGATTTGGCTGAGGTTCAAGCTGAGGTCAATAAAATTACACAAGCTAAAATCAATGCAACGGTTAAATTCCTGCCAATCGATATCGGAGCATGGCAGCAGCAGATGAATCTAATGCTTGCAGGCAATGAGCCGCTGGATATTCTCGTAACCGGCACAGGGCTTAACTTTGGCACACAGGCTGCTAAGGGCCAACTGGTAGAGATGGATGAACTTCTAGCGAAATACGGACAAGATATTCAAAAGGTTGTCGGGGAAGATGTGATTAAAGCCGGCTCCTCGAATGGAAAAATTTACGCTCTTCCAAGCGTACGTGACTGGGCAGCAGATTATGGCCTCGTTATGCGCCAGGATATTGTAGACAAACACAAAATCGATGTCAGTGCGATCAAGACGCTGGACGATTTGACGGCTGTTTTCCAAACGATTAAAGCTAATGAGCCGGGCATGGCGGCCGTTCTGCCAGAGGGCCCAAGCTTCTCGGTTATCCAATCCATGGTGGGCAGCGTCATCGACCCGCTTGGCGACGAGAATGGTGTACTCGTTGGCTTTGATGGCGAGCTGAAAGTAGTAAACTGGTACGAAACGCCTGAATATGCGAGCTTGGTGAAAAAAGCAAGAGAATGGTACAACGCAGGCTTTATCCCTAAAGATGTTTCGACGAACCAAACGACTTCCGAGCAGTTGATCAAAGCTAACAAAGCGTTTGCCTTCATGGCGCACATGAAGCCTGGCTATGAAAGCAAGGAGTCGCTGCTTGCAGGTACGCCGCTCGTTGCAGCACGTATTTCTCCAGCGATTTCGACGACTTCTTCAATCGCTAACATTATGTTCGGCATTGCAAGAAACTCCGAGGACCCTGAGCGCGCTATGATGTTTCTGAACCTGCTTTATTCGGATGCAGACCTCGTTAACCTGATCGACTATGGCATTAAAGGCAAGCACTATGAAGTGAAGGAAGGCAATATCGTAGGCTTCCCGGCGGGCGTAGATTCTTCCAGCTCGACTTACAACCCGACACATGGCTGGATGTGGGGCAATCAATTGCTTTCCCATATTTGGGAAGGGGACAGCGCGGATCTGTGGACGAAGCTTGATGAGTTCAACAAATCGGCAGTGAAATCGAAAGCGCTTGGCTTCAGCTTTACAGCGGACCCTGTGAAAACAGAAGTGGCGGCTGTACAGAACGTGAAGGAGCAATTCAAGATTGGTCTGGAAAATGGCACGCTTGAACCGGATAAATATTTGCCGGAATATATTGCGAAGCTGAAATCGGCCGGCATGGAGAAAATCGTAGCCGAAAAACAAAAGCAGCTTGATGAGTGGGCTGCAGCCAATAAATAA